Part of the Cloacibacterium caeni genome is shown below.
AATTGTTGCATTGTGTTTACTTAAAATTTCAGTGAGCGATGAGGTTACCCCGGGTTTGTCTTCTCCGGTAATACTCATTAATACAATTTCATGTTTGGTCATAGCAATTCTTTGCCCAAAAATACACAATTTCTGCAAAATTCCCTTTCTATACCATTCATTTTCTTTTCTGAAATTTTTAATATAATAGATATTTTATCTTTCAAATTCTTTTATTGTAAAAAATAAATTTATCTAATGTTTAATTTTGAAAAATATTTAACAAAATGCGATTTTTTTTATTGATTCTTTAAAATTTGATATATTTACCGAAATTCAAATTCAACATAATGTCAAAGAAAAATAAAGATTTCGGGATTGAAAAAGTTTTAAAAAATTTAGGAATTAAAGCAGAGAATAAAGGTACTTCTACCGGTGGAAAATGGTTTGCGACAGGAAAAGTAATCGAAAGTTACTCACCAGTAGATGGAAATTTAATTGCTAAAGTCACAGCTTCTTCTAAAAAAGACTACGAAAAAGTAATCGCAGAAGCAGAAAAAGCGTTCAAAGAATTCAGACTGATGCCAGCTCCAAAACGTGGAGAAATCGTAAGACAGTTTGGCGATAAACTCAGAAAACATAAAGAAGATTTAGGAAAACTCGTTTCTTATGAAATGGGAAAATCACTACAGGAAGGACTTGGCGAAGTTCAGGAAATGATAGACATCTGCGATTTTGCAGTAGGTTTATCTCGTCAGTTACATGGTTTAACCATGCATTCAGAACGTCCAGGTCACAGAATGTACGAACAATATCATCCATTAGGAATTGTAGGAATTATTTCTGCATTCAATTTTCCAGTAGCCGTTTGGTCTTGGAACACTGCGTTAGCTTGGATTTGTGGAGATGTTTGCGTTTGGAAACCTTCAGAAAAAACACCATTGTGCGGAATTGCTTGTCAAAACATCATCACAGAAGTGCTTCAAGAGAATAATCTTCCTTTAGGAATTTCAAATCTAGTCATCGGAGATGCTGAAATTGGAGATTTAATGGCAAAAGACACCAGAGTTCCTCTAGTTTCGGCAACAGGTTCTACCAGAATGGGAAAAATTGTGGCCCAAAATGTAGCGGCGAGATTAGGAAAATCTCTTCTAGAATTAGGAGGTAACAATGCAATTATTGTAACACCGGATGCTGACATTAAAATGACAGTAATTGGTGCGGTTTTCGGAGCGGTAGGAACTGCGGGGCAACGTTGTACTTCTACCAGAAGACTCATCATTCACGAAAGCATTTATGATAAAGTAAAAGATGCGATTGTAGCAGCTTACGGACAATTAAAAATAGGAAATCCTCTAGATCAAAACAATCATGTAGGTCCACTGATCGATACCGATGCAGTGAAAATGTATGAAGAGGCATTGAAAAAAGTGAAAAAAGAAGGCGGTAAACTGATTGTTGAAGGGGGCGTTTTAAAAGGAAAAGGCTACGAAAGCGGTTGCTATGTAAAACCAGCGATTGCAGAAGCAGAAAACCATTTTGAAATTGTACAGCACGAAACTTTTGCACCGATTTTATATCTGTTAAAATATTCAGGAGACGTAGAAAATGCCATCGAAATTCAAAATGGAGTAGCGCAAGGTTTATCTTCTGCGATTATGACAAATAATCTTAGAGAAGCCGAAAAATTCCTTTCTCATGCAGGTTCAGATTGCGGAATTGCCAACGTAAACATCGGAACTTCTGGTGCTGAAATTGGTGGCGCTTTCGGTGGAGAAAAAGAAACGGGTGGAGGAAGAGAATCTGGTTCTGATGCTTGGAAAGTTTACATGAGAAGACAAACCAATACCATCAATTACACCACAAACCTACCTTTAGCACAAGGAATTAAGTTTGATTTGTAGAATGCTAGATGTAAAATGCAGGATGCAGGAAGTCTGATTAAACAAGCAACGAAGTTGCGTAAGAAATAGCATAGTGCGAAGCGCTATAAAAATATTATAAATTGAATCGCAGAGCGATGAATGATTTCAAAGAATTGGAATTTATTCCAATAATTAGAAGTTATGAAGATAGTTTTCATAAAACAAGCAACGAAGTTGCGAAAGAAACAGCATAGTGCGAAGCGCTATGAAAAATATCAACAAAATGTTTCATTTTTAAAGAATGAAGAATCTATTTTTAATATTATCATTTTTTCTAGTTTTTTCTTGTGAAAAGAAGGAAAAAGAGAAAGTCAATAATAACGATTTAATTAAAAAAGAAAATTCAGAAATTTTCTACCCAAAAGATTTGATTGAACTTGAAATTAAAGATTCTTTAAACTGGGCTGCTCAGTTTAAAGAACTTCAGAAAGCTTTTTTAGAAAAAGATAAAACTCAAATTAAAACTTTTATTAAGAACCCAATAATTTCAGAATCCAATAGTATTTGGCATTTGTTAGAGATTGATGTTACGAAAAATGACAATACTGAAGTTCCATTTACTAATAAGGACTTCGAAAAGTATCATCATTTGATTTTTAGTCCAATTTTTTTGGAATTATTTCAAAAAATAGATTTCAATGAGTTTTATGTAAAAGGCAATTATGAAACAAAATTTATCAAAAAAGGAAAAGAAAGATATAAAATGATTTGTTCTAAAGTAGATGACCTTTACATTTTGAATTTGTATTCAGAAGCTGAATACGAAGAAGGAATGGGAAATATGGAATTTTCAGTTATCTATGAATTTAAAATAATCAATCAAAAATTGAAATTGATTGATATTCAACTTGCAGGATAGAATCATAAAATCATCACATCAACAAATTAACAAATTATCACATTAACATATGAACAAAACAATAGAATTAAGCCACGAAGTTGCAGGCAACAAAGTAAAAGCAACATTAGGAAAACATATTTTAGCAGATGGTTTTGATTTCGTGATGGATTACGAAAAATCTCACGGCTCATGGATTCATGACCGTTTAACCGGAACAGAATTTCTAGATATGTTTTCTATGTTCGGTTCTGCTTCGGTAGGGTATAATCATCCGTATATTGTAGAAAAATCTGCTTGGTTAGGCAAAATGGCGGTGTACAAACCTACCATGTCCGATGTGTATTTGCAGGAATATGCAGATTTTGTAGAAACCTTTAGCAAAGTTGCCATTCCAGAAGAATTGCCGTATTGTTTCTTTGTAGAAGGAGGTGCTCTTGCAGTAGAAAATGCTTTGAAAACAGCTTTCGACTGGAAAACCAGAAAAAATTGGCTCAAAGGAAGCAAAACAGAAGGTTCGGTAGCGATTCACTTTAAACAAGCTTTCCACGGAAGAAGTGGCTATACATTGAGCTTAACCAATACCAACGACCCAAGAAAATATCAATATTTTCCATTGTTTGATTGGCCAAGAATCATCAATCCGAAATTGCATTTCCCAATCACCGAAGAAAATTTGCAGGAAACCATCAAGAA
Proteins encoded:
- the amaB gene encoding L-piperidine-6-carboxylate dehydrogenase, with translation MSKKNKDFGIEKVLKNLGIKAENKGTSTGGKWFATGKVIESYSPVDGNLIAKVTASSKKDYEKVIAEAEKAFKEFRLMPAPKRGEIVRQFGDKLRKHKEDLGKLVSYEMGKSLQEGLGEVQEMIDICDFAVGLSRQLHGLTMHSERPGHRMYEQYHPLGIVGIISAFNFPVAVWSWNTALAWICGDVCVWKPSEKTPLCGIACQNIITEVLQENNLPLGISNLVIGDAEIGDLMAKDTRVPLVSATGSTRMGKIVAQNVAARLGKSLLELGGNNAIIVTPDADIKMTVIGAVFGAVGTAGQRCTSTRRLIIHESIYDKVKDAIVAAYGQLKIGNPLDQNNHVGPLIDTDAVKMYEEALKKVKKEGGKLIVEGGVLKGKGYESGCYVKPAIAEAENHFEIVQHETFAPILYLLKYSGDVENAIEIQNGVAQGLSSAIMTNNLREAEKFLSHAGSDCGIANVNIGTSGAEIGGAFGGEKETGGGRESGSDAWKVYMRRQTNTINYTTNLPLAQGIKFDL